One Bosea sp. 124 genomic window, ACGTCGATCTCTGCCGGGCCATCTCGGCCGCGATCTTCAACGATCCGAACAAGGTCAAGTACATCCCGCTCTCGTCGAAGGACCGCTTCACGGCGCTCCAGTCGGGCGAGGTCGACCTGCTCTCCCGCAACACCACCTGGACGATGTCGCGCGACACCTCGCTCGGGCTGAATTTCGCGGGCATCAACTACTATGACGGCCAGGGCTTCCTGGTCCGCAAGAAGCTCGGCGTCGATTCGGCGCTGAAGCTGGCTGGCGCCTCGGTCTGCACCCAGCAGGGCACGACGACCGAACTGAACCTCGCCGACTTCTTCCGCGCCAACAAGATGAAGTACGAGGTCGTCGCCTTCGCCTCAGCCGACGAGACGATCAAGGCCTATGAATCGGGCCGCTGCGACGCCTTCACCACGGACGCCTCGGGCCTCTATGCCGAGCGCCTGAAGCTTTCGGTGCCGGCCGACCATATCGTGCTGCCGGAGATCATCTCGAAGGAGCCGCTCGGGCCGGTCGTGCGCCATGGCGACGACAATTGGCTCGACGTGGTGAAATGGACCCATTTCGCCATGCTGAACGCCGAGGAACTCGGCATCACCAAGGCCAATGTCGACGAGATGCTGAAATCCGAGAACCCGGAGATCAAGCGCGTGGTCGGCACCGAGGGCAAGTTCGGCGAGGCGATCGGCCTGACCAATGACTGGGCCTACCGCATCGTCAAGCATGTCGGCAATTACGGCGAGTCCTTCGAGAAGAACGTCGGCACCGGCTCGCTTCTGAAGATCGCTCGCGGCCAGAATGCGCTCTGGACCAAGGGCGGGCTGCAATACGCCCCGCCGATCCGCTGACCGGGCGGCGCGGCGCCCCCTGGTGTCGCGCCATCCCCCCAAGGGCACGGACAGCAGCGCGACCGGCGACGGATTTCCCGCCGTCGCCGGATCGCCGGCCGCAACATGCGACGAAGAGGGCGTAACAGGTGTCGACCATCCCGACCGAAACGGCTCAACCGGGCAGGGCCTCGCTGTTTTATGATCCGAAGATCAGAGGCTATGTCTATCAGATCGTCCTGATCGCGGTCGTCGGCTTCCTGATCTGGTCCGCCGCGTCCAATGCGATCGAGAACCTGCGGGCGCAGAAGATCGCCTCGGGCCTCGGCTTCTGGCACAACGCTGCCGGCTTCGACGTCAACCAGAAACTGATCCCGTTCAGCGCGTCGGGCTCGACCTATGGTCAGGCCTTCTGGGTTGGTCTGCTCAACACGCTGCTGGTCGCCGCCATCGGCATCGTGCTCTCGACCTTTCTCGGCTTTTTTGTCGGCGTCGCCAGGCTGTCCAGCAACTGGGTACTGTCGAAGCTCGCGATGATCTATGTCGAGGTCATCCGCAACCTGCCGCTGCTGCTGCAGCTGTTCTTCTGGTACAACGCGGTGCTGAAGCCGCTGCCGGATGCGCGCAACTCGATCGCGCTGCCGGGCAGCATCTTCCTGAACAATCGCGGCCTGATCCTGCCGAACCCGCAATTCGCGCCGGCTTTCCAGGCTGTCGTGATCGCCTTCTTCATCGCCGTCGTCGCCGCGATCGCCTTCTACACCTGGTCGAAGAAGCAGCAGGAGCGGACCGGCAGGCAGTATCCCAACGGCCTGATCTCGCTGGGGCTGATCCTCGGCGTGCCCCTGCTGGTCTATTTCATCGCCGGGCAGCCGCTCTCCTTCGAACTGCCGCAGCAGGGCCGCTTTAACCTCACCGGCGGCCTGCAGATCTTCCCGGAATTCGTCGCGCTGCTGATCGGCCTGACGACCTATACCGCCGGTTTCATCGCGGAGGTCGTGCGCGCCGGCATCCTCGCCGTCTCGAAGGGGCAGACGGAGGCCGCCAATGCGCTCGGCCTGCGGGCCGGCCCGACGCTGAAGCTGGTGGTGATCCCGCAGGCGATGCGCGTGATCATCCCGCCGCTGACCTCGAACTACCTCAACCTGACCAAGAACTCCTCGCTGGCGGTTGCGATCGGCTATCCCGATCTCGTGCAGGTCTTCACCGGCACGGTGCTGAACCAGACCGGCCAGGCGCTCGAGGTCGTCGCCATCACCATGGCGGTCTATCTGACCATCTCGCTCGTGACGTCGCTGTTCATGAATATCTACAACAAGCGCATGGCGCTGGTGGAACGGTGAGGGCGCAGAGATGACCGACGCAACGCTCGAAAACGCACCCTACGCCTTCGTCCGCAAGGAGACGCTGGAGCAGGAGGCCGCGCCGCTCACGGTGGCCGGTCCGGTCGCCTGGATCCGGAACAACCTGTTCTCCGGCCCCGTCAATTCGCTGATGACGCTGGTCTGCCTCTATATCGTGGTGACCAGCGTGCCTGATCTGGTGCGCTTCTATTTCATCGACGCTGTCTGGAGCGGGGCCAACCGCGACGCCTGCCTGGCCGAAAAGGCCGGCCGGCCGGTGGGCGCATGCTGGGCCTATGTCGCCGACCGCCTGCAGTACTTCATCTACGGCTCCTATCCGGTGCAGCAGCGCTGGCGGGTCAACATCGTCTTTGCGATGTTCGCGCTCGGCGTGGTCTGGATGCTGTGGGACCGGGCTCCGCTGAAAAAGGTCGGCGGGTTCTTCTTCTTCGTGATGCTGCCGATCAGCGCCTATCTGCTGCTGCTCGGAGGCGACGGCGCGGAGAGCTTCCTGCGCTTCCTGATCCTGCTCACCTTCGCGCTGGCGATGCTCTATCTCGTGCTCTCCTTCGTGCCCAGGCTCGCGCGCTTCTGGGTTCCGCCGGCGCTGCTGGCGGTCGAGGAAGCGGCGCTGCCCTGGCAGCGCTTCTACCGGCCCAAGCGCCTGATCCTGATGGCGATGGTGATCTTCGGCTTCGTCGCGGTGCTGGCGAACTCCGTCGGGCTGCCGCGGGTCGACACCGGCCTGTGGGGCGGCATGATGGTGACCTTCCTGATCGCGGCGGTCGGCATCGTGTTCTCGCTGCCGCTCGGCGTGATCCTGGCGCTGGGGCGCCGCTCGAAGCTGCCGATCATCCAGTTGCTCTCGGTGATCTTCATCGAGTTCGTGCGTGGCGTGCCGCTGATCACCGTGCTGTTCATGGCCAACACCATGCTGCCGCTGTTCGTGCCGCAGGAGTATTCGCCGGACCGCCTGCTGCGGCCGCTGATCGGCGTGGCGCTGTTCGCGGCGGCCTATATGGCCGAGGTCATCCGCGGCGGCCTGCAGGCGATCCCGAAGGGCCAGTACGAGGGCGCGATGTCGCTGGGCCTCGGCTACTGGCAGATGATGCGACTGATCATCCTGCCGCAGGCGCTGCGCATCGTGATCCCGGGCATCGTCAACACCTTCATCGGGCTGTTCAAGGATACGACGCTGGTCACCATCGTCGGCATCTTCGACTTCCTGAGGACGATCGAGGCGACCTTGGTCGATCCGACCTGGGCGACGCCGACCACCCGCGCGACGGGCTATGCCTTCGCCGCGATGTTCTATTTCCTGTGCTGCTGGGGGATGTCGCGCTACTCGATCGCGGTCGAGAAGCGCCTCGCCGCCGGCCAGAGACGCTAAAAGGACCACGATCATGGCAATGGCAGATCTGAAGACGACCGATACGCGTCCTGCAGCCCTGAAGGCAACGGCGCTGAACACGGCCACCGCCGTCGAGATGGTCGGCGTCAACAAGTGGTACGGCGAGTTCCACGTGCTGCGCGACATCAATCTGAAGGTTTCGCGCGGCGAGAAGCTGGTGATCTGCGGGCCGTCCGGCTCGGGCAAATCGACGATGATCCGATGCATCAACCGGCTGGAGGAGCACCAGAAGGGCTCGATCATCGTCGACGGGACGGAACTGACCAACGATCTCAAGAAGATCGACGAGATCCGCCGCGATGTCGGCATGGTCTTCCAGCACTTCAATCTGTTCCCGCATCTGACGATCCTGGAGAACCTGACGCTGGCTCCGATCTGGGTACGCAAGATGCCCAAGAAGGACGCCGAGGAGATCGCGATGCACTATCTCAAGCGCGTCAAGATTCCGGAGCAGGCGGCGAA contains:
- a CDS encoding amino acid ABC transporter substrate-binding protein: MKKIFAAALVAAATTVCVGGAQAQTGLLGQIKTKGVLTCGVGPGLAGFGIPDAQGVWSGLDVDLCRAISAAIFNDPNKVKYIPLSSKDRFTALQSGEVDLLSRNTTWTMSRDTSLGLNFAGINYYDGQGFLVRKKLGVDSALKLAGASVCTQQGTTTELNLADFFRANKMKYEVVAFASADETIKAYESGRCDAFTTDASGLYAERLKLSVPADHIVLPEIISKEPLGPVVRHGDDNWLDVVKWTHFAMLNAEELGITKANVDEMLKSENPEIKRVVGTEGKFGEAIGLTNDWAYRIVKHVGNYGESFEKNVGTGSLLKIARGQNALWTKGGLQYAPPIR
- a CDS encoding amino acid ABC transporter permease, producing the protein MSTIPTETAQPGRASLFYDPKIRGYVYQIVLIAVVGFLIWSAASNAIENLRAQKIASGLGFWHNAAGFDVNQKLIPFSASGSTYGQAFWVGLLNTLLVAAIGIVLSTFLGFFVGVARLSSNWVLSKLAMIYVEVIRNLPLLLQLFFWYNAVLKPLPDARNSIALPGSIFLNNRGLILPNPQFAPAFQAVVIAFFIAVVAAIAFYTWSKKQQERTGRQYPNGLISLGLILGVPLLVYFIAGQPLSFELPQQGRFNLTGGLQIFPEFVALLIGLTTYTAGFIAEVVRAGILAVSKGQTEAANALGLRAGPTLKLVVIPQAMRVIIPPLTSNYLNLTKNSSLAVAIGYPDLVQVFTGTVLNQTGQALEVVAITMAVYLTISLVTSLFMNIYNKRMALVER
- a CDS encoding amino acid ABC transporter ATP-binding protein, with the protein product MVGVNKWYGEFHVLRDINLKVSRGEKLVICGPSGSGKSTMIRCINRLEEHQKGSIIVDGTELTNDLKKIDEIRRDVGMVFQHFNLFPHLTILENLTLAPIWVRKMPKKDAEEIAMHYLKRVKIPEQAAKYPGQLSGGQQQRVAIARSLCMSPKIMLFDEPTSALDPEMVKEVLDTMVSLAEEGMTMLCVTHEMGFARQVADRVIFMDAGQIVESNEPNEFFKNPQHERTKLFLSQILH
- a CDS encoding amino acid ABC transporter permease, yielding MTDATLENAPYAFVRKETLEQEAAPLTVAGPVAWIRNNLFSGPVNSLMTLVCLYIVVTSVPDLVRFYFIDAVWSGANRDACLAEKAGRPVGACWAYVADRLQYFIYGSYPVQQRWRVNIVFAMFALGVVWMLWDRAPLKKVGGFFFFVMLPISAYLLLLGGDGAESFLRFLILLTFALAMLYLVLSFVPRLARFWVPPALLAVEEAALPWQRFYRPKRLILMAMVIFGFVAVLANSVGLPRVDTGLWGGMMVTFLIAAVGIVFSLPLGVILALGRRSKLPIIQLLSVIFIEFVRGVPLITVLFMANTMLPLFVPQEYSPDRLLRPLIGVALFAAAYMAEVIRGGLQAIPKGQYEGAMSLGLGYWQMMRLIILPQALRIVIPGIVNTFIGLFKDTTLVTIVGIFDFLRTIEATLVDPTWATPTTRATGYAFAAMFYFLCCWGMSRYSIAVEKRLAAGQRR